In Haliotis asinina isolate JCU_RB_2024 chromosome 16, JCU_Hal_asi_v2, whole genome shotgun sequence, the following are encoded in one genomic region:
- the LOC137267905 gene encoding endoglucanase E-4-like, with amino-acid sequence MLHTPFFLLTGCVVITVVHTVFLVRPFLNGRIPTTFGLPRHNFWPYIPIIPPVKDNKTYYGLPKHNFWPWIPVVPPEEEETPVTPPGPTPPWPDPEGGYNYGEAMYKSILFYEAQRSGYLPDDNRITWRDNSATNDRGMFGEDLTGGWYDAGDYVKFGFPMAGATTMLLWGFLEFKEAYEGTGLLEDMYDCVKWPLDYFQKAHPTKYEFYAQVGDPYVDHSFWGRPEDMDMYRPSYRLTPERPGSDVVGETAAALAAGFVAFKRRDPVYAAELLRHAEELFDFAERYRGKYSDSIPIVEEFYSSSGYRDELTWAAAWLYRATGLRKYLVAAERNYDRGSWAQSWDEKTAGATVLLYKLTKQRRYRREIEDLMRDWLPGGSVDYTPKGLAFRQRWGSLRYSANMATVALVAANQGIKPDLYRKWAKDQIHYMLGEGGRSYVVGFGFNPPTRPHHASSSCDPSPWPCTWSDFFKSEANTHTLYGALVGGPDIYDNFVDDRADYIHNEVTTDYNAGFQSAVAGLKVLEMEKRAAEGKATIRLTTPTLAEIRSVEKHSQPLVRLVRTSK; translated from the exons ATGCTGCACACCCCGTTCTTTCTTCTCACTGGGTGCGTCGTCATTACTGTCGTTCATACTGTATTTCTTGTCCGTCCGTTCCTGAATGGCCGTATTCCGACAACTTTTGGGCTACCTCGACATAACTTTTGGCCATATATACCAATCATCCCCCCAGTAAAGGACAACAAAACTTACTATGGACTCCCAAAACACAACTTCTGGCCTTGGATCCCAGTCGTACCCCCCGAGGAAGAGGAGACGCCGGTTACCCCGCCAGGACCTACCCCGCCTTGGCCAGACCCCGAAGGAG GCTACAACTACGGAGAGGCCATGTACAAATCAATTCTCTTCTACGAGGCCCAGAGGTCAGGGTACCTCCCGGACGACAATCGGATCACGTGGAGAGACAACTCGGCCACTAATGACAGGGGGATGTTTGGAGAAGACCTCACCGGAGGCTGGTAtgacg CTGGCGACTACGTGAAGTTCGGGTTCCCGATGGCGGGGGCGACGACGATGTTGCTATGGGGGTTCCTGGAATTCAAGGAGGCGTACGAGGGGACGGGTCTCCTGGAGGACATGTACGACTGTGTCAAGTGGCCACTTGATTACTTCCAGAAAGCTCACCCTACCAAATACGAGTTCTATGCCCAG GTAGGTGACCCCTATGTAGATCACAGCTTTTGGGGAAGACCGGAAGATATGGATATGTACAGACCGTCGTATCGCTTGACACCGGAACGACCCGGAAGTGACGTCGTTGGAGAAACGGCGGCTGCTTTGGCTGCAGGATTTGTTGCGTTTAAACGAAGAG ACCCTGTTTATGCGGCGGAACTACTTCGGCACGCGGAGGAACTTTTCGACTTTGCTGAGCGATATCGAGGAAAGTACAGTGACAGCATCCCTATTGTGGAGGAATTCTACTC GTCGTCCGGCTACCGTGACGAGTTGACGTGGGCGGCAGCGTGGCTGTACCGCGCCACCGGCTTGAGGAAGTACCTCGTGGCGGCCGAGCGGAACTACGACCGGGGAAGCTGGGCCCAGTCCTGGGATGAAAAGACTGCAGGGGCCACG GTGTTGCTTTACAAGCTGACGAAGCAGCGACGGTATCGACGAGAGATCGAGGACTTGATGCGGGACTGGCTCCCTGGGGGGTCCGTCGACTACACCCCTAAAGGACTGGCTTTCAGGCAGAGATGGGGATCCCTCAGATACTCCG CCAACATGGCTACCGTTGCTCTGGTAGCAGCCAACCAGGGCATCAAACCCGACTTGTACCGGAAATGGGCTAAAGACCAGATTCACTATATGCTGGGGGAGGGCGGTAGGAGCTACGTCGTCGGCTTTGGCTTTAATCCCCCTACACGACCCCACCATGCTTCCAG CTCATGCGACCCTAGTCCCTGGCCTTGCACGTGGTCGGACTTCTTTAAGTCAGAAGCCAACACCCACACGCTGTATGGAGCTCTGGTGGGCGGGCCGGATATCTACGACAACTTCGTGGACGACAGAGCCGACTACATCCACAATGAGGTTACCACGGACTACAACGCAGGTTTCCAGTCGGCCGTGGCGG gTCTGAAGGTGCTAGAGATGGAGAAACGGGCGGCAGAGGGCAAAGCGACAATCAGATTGACCACACCCACACTGGCCGAGATACGATCAGTGGAAAAGCACAGTCAACCGCTTGTTCGACTTGTCAGAACTTCGAAATAA
- the LOC137267904 gene encoding endoglucanase E-4-like, which yields MIWWSLSSQSRLFKTGTMLPLILLLVTSGATGKDMTTKMELMQHWDNNFEGKFCFKLTAATMGWEMDITFSAPVQGIQQWDGDFIHGSSSGCSSKYSMVNKGSKGIYAAGDSLCVRMMGKVCSGGAPTATAVLKDLSDDHQTLPKIPHVSGAEHTKYNYAEVLMKSILFYEAQRSGKLPANNRIPWRDDSALGDKGQNGEDLTGGWYDAGDNVKFNFPMAWSTTVLAWGLLMWKDAYVKSGQLDVMYQSIKWPLDYFIKCHTKANELYVQVGDGGVDHGSWTSPERMTGKRPSFKIDASNPGSDVAMETAAAMAAGSIVFKEKGDTAYANTLLTHAKQLFEFAKAHPGRYSDSVNAAAAYYKSQDDEDEFSWGGMWLYKATGDKKYLAFAEQHFVNKTAWGFSWDEKIGGANLLMYIETKKDIYKKTIVGTFKDWFPGGSISYSPKCLAFRLEWGALRYAANTALLALVAADAGIDPVNNRKWALSQINYALGDAGRSFVIGFGTNPPQRPHHRAASCPMLPAPCGWDQQQMKVPDPHTLYGAMVGGPGKDDSYTDDRTDYVKNEVACDYNAGFQSAVAGLLHLAIGNHLPSSYKDVCP from the exons ATGATTTGGTGGTCTCTATCTAGTCAGTCCCGTCTCTTCAAGACAG GAACCATGTTACCGCTAATCCTTCTGCTTGTCACTTCCGGTGCAACCGGAAAGGACATGACGACTAAGATGGAGCTGATGCAACACTGGGACAACAACTTCGAGGGCAAGTTCTGCTTCAAACTAACGGCCGCCACGATGGGCTGGGAGATGGACATCACCTTCAGTGCACCAGTGCAAGGCATCCAG CAATGGGACGGAGATTTCATTCACGGGTCCAGTTCTGGCTGCTCCAGCAAATACTCCATGGTCAACAAGGGGTCAAAGGGCATCTACGCTGCCGGGGATTCTTTATGCGTGCGCATGATGGGCAAGGTTTGTAGTGGCGGTGCCCCAACCGCAACTGCTGTGTTGAAGGATCTCTCAGATGACCACCAGACCCTACCCAAAATCCCCCACGTTTCAG GTGCTGAGCACACTAAGTACAACTACGCCGAAGTGTTGATGAAATCCATCCTGTTCTACGAAGCGCAACGATCTGGTAAACTTCCGGCAAATAACCGCATCCCGTGGAGAGATGACTCCGCCCTGGGTGACAAGGGTCAGAATGGGGAGGACCTGACTGGAGGGTGGTATGACG CTGGAGATAACGTCAAGTTCAACTTCCCGATGGCGTGGAGTACCACGGTCTTGGCGTGGGGTCTGCTTATGTGGAAGGACGCTTACGTTAAGTCTGGTCAGCTTGACGTCATGTACCAGAGCATCAAGTGGCCACTGGACTACTTCATCAAGTGCCACACCAAGGCTAACGAGCTGTATGTTCAG GTGGGCGATGGCGGTGTTGACCACGGCTCTTGGACCAGCCCAGAGCGCATGACCGGAAAGAGACCCTCCTTCAAAATCGATGCTTCTAATCCGGGATCtgatgttgccatggaaactgcTGCTGCCATGGCTGCTGGTTCCATTGTTTTCAAGGAAAAAGGAG ACACTGCGTATGCAAACACTCTCTTGACCCATGCCAAACAGCTGTTTGAGTTTGCAAAAGCACATCCTGGTAGATACAGCGACAGTGTCAACGCCGCAGCTGCATATTACAA GTCCCAGGACGACGAGGATGAGTTCAGCTGGGGAGGGATGTGGCTGTACAAGGCTACGGGAGATAAGAAGTACCTTGCTTTCGCCGAACAGCATTTCGTGAACAAAACAGCCTGGGGATTCTCCTGGGATGAGAAGATTGGCGGTGCCAAT CTTCTCATGTACATTGAGACAAAGAAGGACATCTACAAGAAGACAATTGTGGGCACATTCAAGGATTGGTTCCCCGGTGGTAGCATCTCCTACTCCCCCAAATGTCTGGCCTTCAGATTAGAGTGGGGCGCTCTCAGATACGCCG CGAACACAGCTCTTCTGGCTCTTGTCGCTGCTGACGCTGGTATCGACCCTGTCAACAACCGGAAGTGGGCCTTGTCTCAGATCAACTACGCCCTAGGTGACGCCGGGCGCAGCTTCGTCATCGGCTTCGGCACCAACCCACCACAACGTCCTCACCACAGAGCCGC gTCGTGTCCTATGCTGCCCGCCCCGTGTGGTTGGGATCAACAGCAGATGAAGGTTCCCGACCCCCATACGCTGTACGGCGCCATGGTGGGCGGTCCTGGCAAAGACGACAGCTACACCGACGACAGAACCGACTACGTCAAGAACGAGGTGGCTTGCGACTACAACGCAGGATTCCAATCTGCTGTTGCAG GTCTGCTTCATCTGGCTATTGGCAACCACTTGCCGTCTTCTTACAAGGATGTGTGCCCGTAG